One segment of Niveibacterium microcysteis DNA contains the following:
- a CDS encoding GGDEF domain-containing protein gives MNQPTQSPSDIAREVLKRLAVSRVPPTPDNFRSIYHQIAGTTPDEEFPAREFKSFAAELPRERPEQLRLARRFEGAVSEGNWESFHSRMLQLFQEITEETPPWASLIRDLLTQLERRHANLTPKRKAEALEHVLGSSQADAQQLFNRLQGLVRGWATDSTADTITLVDTPAELATSVDDATAAAGAAQAPAAASATSIAQSASLADSLDVRRLIAQVLEEAIGGLLIETPELSSMAGQLATELRQPSKDFDADGFTKRLRAFAYKVEWVVRDQAGIRQALLRLLQLIIENIGDLVADDAWVHGQVEGVLQVTNGPLDRDAIDEMGKRLRDVILKQGVLKKSLTDAQERLKAMLSGFVDHLSDIYVSTGGYRDRMEHCAAQVAQAQTIGELASVVEEIISETRNMQIRAENSRGELSALKQQVDSANAEVERLRQELDNASDLVRHDPLTGALNRKGLDDTLEREIGRAERSGKALCIALIDVDNFKQLNDSLGHTAGDEALVHLARVIGDTIRPQDSVARYGGEEFILVLPDTELDAAVGVVQRLQRELTKRFFLHDNSKRLITFSAGVSRLDPNEPAKRSIDRADEAMYRAKRAGKNRVEAAR, from the coding sequence ATGAACCAGCCCACCCAAAGCCCTTCTGACATCGCTCGCGAGGTGCTCAAGCGCCTCGCTGTGAGCCGCGTCCCACCGACTCCCGACAATTTCCGCTCGATCTATCACCAGATCGCGGGCACCACACCAGACGAGGAGTTTCCTGCGCGGGAGTTCAAGAGCTTTGCCGCGGAACTGCCACGCGAGCGGCCTGAGCAACTCAGGCTTGCCCGTCGGTTCGAAGGCGCGGTGAGCGAAGGCAACTGGGAAAGCTTTCACAGCCGCATGCTGCAGCTGTTCCAGGAAATCACCGAGGAAACGCCGCCCTGGGCAAGCTTGATCCGCGATCTGCTGACCCAACTCGAACGCCGGCACGCCAACCTGACCCCCAAACGCAAGGCCGAAGCGCTTGAACACGTGCTGGGCTCAAGCCAAGCGGACGCACAACAGTTGTTCAACCGCTTGCAGGGTCTGGTTCGCGGTTGGGCGACAGACAGCACCGCCGACACGATCACACTCGTCGACACACCGGCCGAGTTGGCCACCTCTGTCGACGATGCAACCGCTGCCGCCGGCGCAGCCCAGGCACCGGCCGCGGCCAGCGCCACGTCGATCGCGCAGTCGGCGAGTCTTGCCGACAGCCTCGATGTGCGCCGCTTGATCGCACAAGTGCTGGAAGAGGCAATCGGTGGCCTGCTGATCGAAACCCCCGAGCTCAGCTCGATGGCCGGCCAACTTGCGACAGAGCTACGCCAGCCGAGCAAGGACTTCGACGCCGACGGCTTTACGAAGCGGCTGCGCGCCTTTGCCTACAAGGTTGAATGGGTCGTGAGGGATCAGGCTGGCATCCGCCAGGCGCTGCTTCGGCTGCTGCAACTCATTATCGAGAACATCGGGGATCTGGTCGCCGACGATGCCTGGGTACACGGCCAGGTCGAAGGGGTGCTGCAGGTCACCAACGGCCCGCTCGATCGCGACGCGATTGACGAGATGGGCAAGCGCCTGCGTGATGTGATTCTCAAACAAGGTGTGCTGAAGAAAAGCCTGACGGACGCGCAGGAACGGCTCAAGGCGATGCTCTCGGGCTTTGTGGACCATCTGTCCGACATCTATGTATCCACTGGCGGCTACCGGGACCGCATGGAGCATTGTGCGGCGCAGGTCGCTCAGGCTCAGACGATTGGAGAACTGGCATCGGTTGTCGAGGAGATCATCAGCGAGACCCGCAACATGCAGATCCGCGCCGAGAATTCGCGCGGAGAGTTGAGTGCGCTGAAGCAGCAGGTAGACAGCGCCAATGCGGAAGTCGAGCGCCTGCGCCAGGAACTCGACAACGCAAGCGACCTCGTGCGACACGACCCGCTCACTGGTGCGCTAAACCGCAAGGGGCTCGACGACACGTTGGAACGCGAGATTGGCCGGGCAGAACGCAGCGGCAAAGCACTTTGCATCGCGCTGATCGACGTCGACAACTTCAAGCAACTCAACGATTCGCTCGGCCACACGGCGGGCGACGAGGCGCTGGTTCATCTCGCGCGTGTCATCGGCGACACGATCCGCCCGCAGGACTCTGTGGCGCGCTATGGAGGCGAGGAATTCATCCTGGTACTGCCGGACACGGAACTCGATGCCGCAGTTGGCGTGGTGCAACGATTGCAGCGAGAGCTGACGAAGCGCTTCTTCCTGCATGACAACAGCAAACGACTGATTACGTTCAGTGCCGGCGTCAGCCGCCTGGACCCGAACGAGCCCGCAAAACGCTCAATCGATCGCGCGGACGAAGCGATGTACCGCGCTAAGCGGGCCGGCAAGAACCGGGTGGAAGCGGCGCGCTAA
- the pseI gene encoding pseudaminic acid synthase, translating into MIQIGHIRVGLDSTPFFIAEMSGNHGGSLDRALAIVDAMADAGAHALKLQTYTADTMTLDIAEREFLITDAENLWKGRTLYDLYHEAHTPWAWHKPLFERARSRGMLAFSTPFDATAVDFLETLDVPCYKVASFENVDLPLIRKVAATGKPIIMSTGMATLREIGEAVEAARDAGCRDLVLLKCTSSYPAPPEESHLRTLPHMREAFGCEVGLSDHTLGIGAAIAAVAMGATVIEKHVTLSRAEGGVDSAFSLEPAEVRQLMAECERARASLGAVHYGPGEREADSVKFRRSLYVVKDVAAGERLTAESVRAIRPGLGLLPGHLPQVLGRRAARNIPRGTPVSWDLLD; encoded by the coding sequence ATGATTCAGATCGGGCATATCCGGGTCGGGTTGGACTCGACTCCCTTCTTCATCGCCGAGATGAGCGGCAACCACGGCGGTTCGCTCGATCGTGCGCTGGCGATTGTCGATGCGATGGCGGACGCGGGCGCGCATGCGCTCAAGCTGCAGACCTATACCGCGGACACGATGACGCTGGACATCGCCGAACGCGAATTCCTGATTACCGATGCGGAGAACCTGTGGAAGGGCCGCACGCTTTACGATCTGTACCACGAGGCGCACACGCCCTGGGCTTGGCACAAACCGCTGTTCGAACGCGCACGTTCGCGCGGCATGTTGGCATTCTCGACGCCCTTCGATGCGACGGCGGTCGATTTTCTCGAAACGCTCGATGTGCCCTGCTACAAGGTGGCGTCGTTCGAGAACGTCGACCTGCCGCTGATTCGCAAGGTCGCCGCTACCGGCAAGCCGATCATCATGTCCACCGGCATGGCGACGCTGCGAGAGATCGGGGAGGCGGTTGAGGCTGCGCGCGATGCGGGTTGTCGCGATCTGGTGCTGCTCAAATGCACCAGCAGTTACCCGGCGCCGCCGGAAGAGAGCCACCTGCGCACGCTGCCGCACATGCGGGAGGCATTTGGCTGCGAGGTCGGGCTGTCGGACCACACGCTCGGGATTGGTGCGGCCATTGCCGCGGTGGCCATGGGCGCGACCGTGATCGAGAAGCATGTGACCCTGTCGCGCGCGGAAGGTGGCGTGGATAGTGCGTTTTCGCTTGAACCCGCCGAGGTGCGTCAGCTGATGGCCGAATGCGAGCGGGCGAGGGCTTCGCTCGGCGCGGTGCACTACGGCCCGGGCGAACGGGAGGCCGATTCGGTGAAGTTCCGCCGAAGCCTCTATGTTGTAAAGGACGTCGCGGCCGGCGAACGCCTGACTGCAGAGTCGGTCAGGGCGATTCGACCGGGTTTGGGCTTGCTGCCGGGCCACCTGCCTCAGGTCTTGGGGCGTCGTGCCGCAAGGAATATTCCTCGCGGCACGCCCGTCAGCTGGGATCTGCTTGACTGA
- a CDS encoding acyl carrier protein has protein sequence MSNLDQLRQTFSDALAIPPDQVVDDLRFNSIPQWDSVAHMALVAAIESAFDIMLDTDDVIDMSSFAKAQEIVRKYNVAL, from the coding sequence ATGAGCAATCTGGACCAACTCCGACAGACCTTCAGCGACGCGCTGGCGATTCCGCCCGATCAGGTGGTGGACGACCTGCGCTTCAACAGCATCCCGCAGTGGGATTCGGTGGCCCACATGGCACTCGTGGCCGCGATCGAATCGGCCTTCGACATCATGCTCGACACCGACGACGTAATCGACATGTCCAGCTTCGCCAAGGCGCAAGAGATCGTGCGCAAGTACAACGTCGCGCTCTGA
- a CDS encoding glycosyltransferase: MTPKPRTLFVIHRFDTKSLADSAGVLEVMKPMLASGLIGEHRLVTLGRDTDDYRALITRRIEEISHASAGAPCVIYGAGAHTRQFMAELGRLPIVALADRDESLQGGERMGLPVISPRDIPKHARHVVISSRAYEEGIESDLRALHGDRITLHTLYGRNPDGELRGLWEQEILESVRSFQPDLLVHTPVHPHENLAPEVFDTARTLCPSMKIVTLWWDYDEAAAHGSYLDYERASLGWADLVIENSNGTRLARMKAHEPPYQHHRHTERVIFHPTVFDPALFHPEPDATPRYDIALFGSSVGRRRDWIDRLAARYGERFHHLGGVYEQDRAPLPVADYAAALRRTKICVNTQTYPFRTQCKGKVREALGCGVLLLEEDNPETRLILAPGEGVEYFRGEDELFALIDHYLADDGARRATVARGQELWRARMNARGWTERVLASLWPAQGATHVSP; encoded by the coding sequence ATGACGCCCAAGCCACGCACCCTCTTCGTGATCCATCGCTTTGACACCAAGTCGCTGGCGGACTCGGCGGGTGTGCTGGAGGTCATGAAGCCAATGCTGGCGTCGGGATTGATTGGCGAGCACCGGTTGGTGACACTGGGGCGCGACACCGACGATTACCGTGCTCTGATCACGCGACGCATCGAAGAAATCTCACACGCGAGCGCCGGAGCCCCATGCGTGATCTACGGCGCGGGGGCCCACACGAGGCAGTTCATGGCGGAGCTTGGACGCCTGCCGATCGTGGCGCTTGCGGACCGCGACGAAAGCCTGCAAGGCGGCGAGCGCATGGGCCTACCGGTGATCAGCCCGCGCGACATCCCCAAACACGCAAGGCACGTCGTGATTTCGAGTCGCGCCTACGAAGAAGGCATCGAATCGGATCTGCGCGCACTGCACGGCGACCGGATCACGCTGCACACCCTCTACGGCCGCAACCCGGACGGCGAGCTTCGCGGCCTTTGGGAGCAAGAGATTCTTGAGTCGGTGCGTAGCTTCCAACCGGACCTGCTGGTACACACGCCGGTTCACCCGCACGAGAACCTCGCCCCGGAAGTGTTCGACACCGCGCGCACGCTTTGCCCCAGCATGAAGATCGTCACCCTGTGGTGGGACTACGACGAAGCCGCAGCGCACGGCAGCTATCTCGATTACGAGCGCGCGAGCCTTGGATGGGCTGATCTGGTGATCGAGAACTCCAACGGCACCCGGCTGGCGAGGATGAAGGCGCACGAACCGCCCTACCAGCACCACCGCCACACCGAACGGGTGATCTTCCACCCCACGGTGTTCGACCCCGCCCTCTTCCATCCCGAGCCGGACGCGACGCCGAGGTACGACATCGCGCTCTTCGGCAGTTCGGTCGGGCGCCGCCGTGACTGGATCGACCGGCTTGCGGCCCGCTACGGTGAGCGCTTTCATCACCTCGGCGGCGTATATGAGCAAGACCGCGCGCCGCTACCCGTGGCCGACTACGCCGCGGCACTGCGTCGAACGAAGATCTGCGTGAACACCCAGACCTACCCGTTCCGCACTCAGTGCAAAGGCAAGGTGCGCGAAGCGCTGGGTTGCGGCGTGCTATTGCTCGAAGAAGACAATCCGGAGACGCGCCTGATCCTTGCCCCCGGCGAGGGGGTCGAATACTTTCGCGGCGAGGACGAGTTGTTCGCCCTGATCGACCATTACCTGGCAGACGATGGGGCACGCCGTGCGACCGTGGCGCGCGGCCAAGAGCTATGGCGGGCCCGGATGAACGCTCGTGGCTGGACCGAACGCGTACTCGCGAGCCTATGGCCCGCGCAGGGGGCAACCCATGTATCGCCGTGA
- a CDS encoding glycosyltransferase family 2 protein yields MYRREDLSIAIPTLGRDIGLLDRILGVLQAEMLASIVVWDGHQAPSQAQAQAILARGASLRVHERNRGLSAGRNTGAAAMATSLGMFIDDDIVPAAGFAQAVIDFHNQHPDPLAMMMGCVTWRGGPHQSALTEWFETRGNWNVFHTVPEGRPHANFMGGFTSFKTTALSDLTFDEGFTRYGCEDVEFGYRFFARGGTLLSWPRVLGIHIKPLSAADYLRDHLGAGYSRGVLIECQPDTSFSLAWTCKAFNTTLPRAQLDALADCADRLLVQGGGRPTPELDLLMRLLSEQALQSGFIEFMTAQHAGAQALRDAALAGAHIDEQALINGVEDFAPLLLERARRSYDPQQRMALLARCRSLIPHYLAPLIEEISGHDDTAAHAALREHLARHEHRLDHRTLETLLSRLGLQRLSASGGGARELYAVLLSAQAADDVGAIIDTAQRLLDLDPGHVGALIAWARAAMRSDKPLARVLLRQAKHHVGFRPLHEQEEREPEIAALLRGIEQIPEHEA; encoded by the coding sequence ATGTATCGCCGTGAAGACCTGAGCATTGCGATACCGACCCTCGGGCGCGATATCGGACTGCTCGATCGGATACTGGGTGTGCTGCAGGCAGAAATGCTGGCAAGCATTGTCGTTTGGGACGGCCATCAAGCGCCGTCTCAAGCGCAAGCCCAAGCCATCCTTGCGCGCGGGGCCAGTTTACGCGTCCACGAGCGCAATCGTGGCCTGTCCGCCGGCCGTAACACCGGTGCGGCCGCAATGGCGACCTCGCTCGGAATGTTCATCGACGACGACATCGTGCCCGCAGCGGGCTTTGCGCAGGCAGTCATCGACTTCCACAATCAGCACCCCGATCCGCTGGCCATGATGATGGGCTGCGTCACCTGGCGTGGCGGCCCCCACCAGTCTGCGCTAACCGAATGGTTCGAGACCCGCGGCAACTGGAACGTCTTTCATACGGTGCCGGAGGGACGGCCCCACGCGAATTTCATGGGCGGCTTCACCAGCTTCAAGACAACCGCTCTCAGTGATCTGACGTTCGACGAGGGCTTTACCCGCTACGGCTGTGAAGACGTGGAGTTCGGCTACCGCTTCTTCGCGCGCGGCGGAACCTTGCTGAGCTGGCCGCGCGTGCTCGGCATCCACATCAAACCGCTTTCGGCTGCCGACTACCTGCGCGATCACCTCGGTGCCGGGTATTCGCGCGGCGTGCTGATTGAGTGCCAACCCGACACCAGTTTCTCCCTCGCCTGGACCTGCAAAGCCTTCAACACCACCCTGCCGCGCGCGCAACTCGACGCGCTGGCCGACTGCGCCGACCGCCTGCTGGTCCAGGGCGGTGGGCGACCGACGCCCGAGCTTGATCTTCTGATGCGCCTGCTCAGCGAACAAGCGCTGCAAAGTGGCTTCATCGAGTTCATGACCGCCCAGCACGCCGGGGCACAAGCCCTGCGCGACGCCGCCCTCGCGGGAGCCCACATCGACGAACAAGCCCTGATCAACGGTGTCGAAGATTTCGCCCCGCTGCTGCTCGAACGTGCGCGACGCTCTTACGACCCACAGCAGCGCATGGCCTTGCTCGCGCGTTGCCGCAGCTTGATTCCGCACTATCTGGCACCGCTGATCGAGGAGATCAGCGGGCACGACGACACTGCAGCGCATGCGGCGCTGCGCGAACACCTTGCACGGCACGAACACCGCCTCGACCACCGGACACTTGAAACCCTGCTCTCCCGGCTCGGTCTGCAGCGCCTGAGCGCCAGTGGTGGTGGCGCGCGCGAGCTGTACGCCGTTCTGCTCTCAGCACAGGCTGCGGACGATGTCGGTGCAATCATCGACACCGCGCAGCGCTTGCTGGATCTCGACCCCGGCCATGTGGGCGCGCTGATTGCATGGGCGCGTGCGGCAATGAGGTCAGACAAACCTCTCGCGCGCGTATTGCTGCGCCAGGCGAAGCACCATGTCGGCTTTCGCCCCCTGCACGAACAGGAAGAGCGCGAGCCCGAGATCGCAGCCTTGCTGCGAGGAATCGAACAAATACCAGAACACGAGGCCTGA
- a CDS encoding methyltransferase domain-containing protein, whose product MSKNVLLVMLEFDNWTQARAWSYTGAYAFHDGLIENGHRCTLLPALWGRDPGAADSYLRHAPTLLDGETFDEAWVWCVHTRYDEAFWHWLKQVAPVRVGVVMESLSVSEAEATEFPQFAQRKLEVFDQLRHCTHALVADELDAPTITEELGIPATWNVVMVPERFVRFDEAPDVPQAAFIGNKYGPRKPYLEDPALAPLLTRPHLPERDTDLPARFDQLHAEARTMLLSDTPSRADLDAFTTGLRALREALFVLHLDGIRMGFANVNLPSMLRAYAGRVTESMAAATPAVSWLPEDRADCARLFAAAKEIVLFDSPESLRSQLERLRDEPVWRNELATAARNTLLVRHTSRIRMRQYQTWIETGTAPDFFSDIGYKPDVEESRYYRHFFAEVPSWSRPTPNGDERARWEKIQQLVEYSAPAAGHSREIVEIGCGRGWLANLLRDYGKVLGTEPVGDVIAHARKLFPDLDFLTGSAEVLHFLGHAGRYDLLVCSEVIEHVPYAYKDVFARGLVGLVKPGGHLILTTPRKDIYDQWTAQYGKPQQPTEDWLTEAELQTLFENEGCTTLRLERAFLLDIYQIVLFQRTAKPQ is encoded by the coding sequence ATGTCGAAGAACGTACTGCTGGTCATGCTGGAGTTCGACAACTGGACGCAAGCGCGCGCCTGGTCCTACACCGGCGCCTATGCCTTTCACGATGGTCTGATTGAGAACGGGCACCGCTGCACCCTGCTCCCGGCGCTCTGGGGTCGTGATCCTGGCGCCGCGGACAGCTACCTCCGCCATGCCCCCACCCTGCTCGATGGCGAAACCTTTGACGAGGCCTGGGTCTGGTGCGTGCATACGCGCTATGACGAGGCCTTCTGGCATTGGTTGAAGCAAGTCGCGCCGGTGCGCGTCGGCGTGGTGATGGAAAGCCTTTCGGTCAGCGAAGCCGAAGCGACGGAGTTCCCTCAGTTCGCGCAGCGAAAGCTCGAAGTCTTCGACCAGCTGCGCCACTGCACGCACGCGCTTGTGGCGGACGAGCTGGATGCGCCGACGATCACCGAGGAATTGGGTATCCCCGCCACCTGGAACGTGGTGATGGTGCCCGAACGTTTTGTCCGCTTCGACGAAGCGCCGGATGTGCCGCAGGCCGCATTCATCGGCAACAAGTACGGCCCGCGCAAGCCCTACCTCGAAGACCCCGCGCTCGCACCGCTGCTGACCCGCCCACACCTGCCCGAACGCGACACCGATCTGCCCGCCCGCTTCGACCAGTTGCATGCCGAAGCCCGTACGATGCTGCTTTCGGATACGCCATCGCGCGCCGATCTGGATGCGTTCACCACCGGTTTGCGGGCCCTGCGCGAGGCGCTGTTTGTGCTGCATCTGGACGGCATCCGCATGGGCTTCGCCAACGTCAATCTGCCTTCGATGCTGCGCGCCTACGCCGGCCGCGTCACCGAATCAATGGCGGCAGCGACGCCGGCAGTCAGCTGGTTACCCGAGGATCGCGCCGACTGCGCACGACTCTTTGCTGCTGCCAAAGAGATCGTGTTGTTCGATTCGCCCGAAAGCCTGAGATCACAGCTCGAACGTCTCCGCGACGAACCCGTATGGCGCAATGAACTCGCCACGGCCGCTCGCAATACGCTGCTGGTCCGCCATACAAGCCGTATCCGCATGCGTCAGTACCAGACCTGGATCGAAACCGGCACGGCGCCGGACTTCTTCAGCGACATCGGCTACAAGCCCGACGTCGAAGAGTCGCGCTACTACCGGCACTTCTTTGCCGAAGTGCCCAGCTGGTCGCGCCCGACTCCCAATGGCGACGAACGCGCCCGGTGGGAGAAAATCCAGCAACTGGTTGAATACTCGGCGCCTGCGGCAGGGCATTCTCGCGAGATCGTCGAGATCGGTTGCGGCCGTGGCTGGCTCGCCAACCTGCTGCGCGACTATGGCAAGGTGCTCGGCACCGAACCCGTCGGCGACGTGATCGCACACGCACGCAAGCTGTTCCCGGATCTCGACTTCCTCACCGGCAGCGCAGAAGTGCTGCACTTCCTCGGGCACGCCGGCCGCTATGACCTGCTCGTCTGCTCAGAGGTCATCGAGCATGTACCCTACGCCTACAAGGATGTTTTTGCCCGCGGGCTGGTCGGCCTGGTCAAGCCCGGCGGCCACCTGATCCTCACGACACCGCGCAAGGACATCTACGACCAATGGACCGCCCAGTACGGCAAACCGCAGCAACCGACGGAAGACTGGCTCACCGAAGCCGAGCTGCAAACGCTCTTCGAGAACGAAGGCTGCACCACGCTCAGGCTGGAGCGCGCGTTCCTGCTGGACATCTACCAGATCGTTCTTTTCCAGCGCACTGCCAAGCCGCAGTGA
- a CDS encoding class I SAM-dependent methyltransferase — translation MSVGDAFYQQCVKRLLRAAWQSEIDHLSEEALRCIEASVDELITTRGDTDEVKDLIRWAETHRDLPFSELRDPPAVLVQGLSRLSALIGKGAVANRILSALPVNYTNQAWPSRMASMKAIIPQHFDRPIAALEVGTWFGLGSTPVWLDTLPTGSSLTLLDCWTSYLSETDLSTGHCIYRAMDDLAAAAFASAARTVRDAETRRPDLRITMIRGRSADVLAQMRAAQFDFIYVDASHYYADVKRDLIACKPLLRDSSSVLCGDDLELMPSPELLELARTVPDRDFIVAPDGRGFHPGVMLAVSEEIPRFEMKSGFWWATGFGNDAAHA, via the coding sequence ATGAGCGTCGGTGATGCGTTCTATCAGCAGTGCGTCAAGCGGCTTCTGCGTGCGGCTTGGCAGTCCGAGATTGACCATCTGAGCGAGGAAGCCCTGCGGTGCATCGAAGCATCCGTCGATGAGCTGATCACCACGCGCGGCGATACAGACGAGGTGAAGGATCTGATCCGGTGGGCCGAAACTCACCGTGACCTACCCTTTTCGGAGCTGCGCGATCCCCCGGCGGTGCTGGTGCAAGGGCTCTCGCGCCTGAGCGCGTTGATCGGGAAAGGCGCGGTCGCCAATCGGATTCTCTCCGCGCTGCCGGTCAATTACACGAATCAGGCGTGGCCGAGTCGCATGGCTTCGATGAAGGCGATCATTCCTCAGCACTTTGATCGCCCAATTGCTGCGCTCGAGGTGGGCACCTGGTTCGGGCTCGGCTCCACGCCGGTCTGGCTCGACACCCTGCCGACCGGCTCCTCGCTGACGCTTCTCGACTGTTGGACGAGCTACCTGTCCGAAACCGATCTGAGCACCGGCCACTGCATCTATCGCGCGATGGACGATCTGGCCGCTGCCGCGTTCGCCTCTGCCGCACGCACGGTCCGCGATGCCGAGACGCGCCGCCCTGACCTGCGCATCACGATGATCCGCGGCCGCTCAGCGGATGTGCTCGCGCAGATGCGCGCAGCGCAGTTCGACTTCATCTACGTCGACGCGTCGCACTACTATGCGGACGTCAAGCGCGATCTGATTGCATGCAAGCCGCTCTTGCGCGACAGCAGCTCGGTACTGTGCGGCGATGATCTCGAACTGATGCCGTCCCCCGAGTTGCTTGAACTGGCGCGCACAGTGCCCGACCGCGATTTCATCGTGGCGCCGGATGGGCGAGGCTTCCACCCCGGCGTGATGCTGGCCGTGTCGGAAGAGATCCCGCGCTTCGAGATGAAGTCGGGCTTCTGGTGGGCCACTGGCTTCGGCAACGACGCCGCACACGCGTGA
- a CDS encoding glycosyltransferase family 2 protein: protein MLLEICIPTWNRADRLATLLASIAAHRGDWDIGVLVSDNGSSDNTGAVIAPYCSEPWFRYQRHPANLGFDANIASLIRSGRGEYLWLQGDDDELDFKAIPALFATLQTKPALVWTNIQLRGAPSVSEQRGLLDRASSPLLEMVQRFGFFGCLGGLAHFVFRREHANPAAIGAFVGSNYLHAFMLASSYADAEVRLVHEVLTYVAPRTAEESSAYEARWEMQRGGAWDRAVLAQAACLDAFLARHPDLSPTLFRMYEGAHYPFQLLLLKSIGCLLFAGETVPEDVLVRLARLCDRIPHPSYRELAAATRVLASQRPDQDAQAIWWQQYRVAGHSDWLAGAEQRSAAA, encoded by the coding sequence ATGCTGCTCGAAATCTGCATTCCGACCTGGAACCGCGCGGACCGTCTGGCGACACTACTCGCCAGCATCGCAGCGCACCGTGGAGATTGGGACATTGGCGTCCTCGTCTCCGATAACGGGTCATCGGACAACACGGGCGCGGTCATTGCGCCGTATTGCAGCGAACCCTGGTTCCGCTACCAGCGCCATCCAGCGAACCTGGGCTTCGATGCCAACATCGCCAGCCTCATCCGTTCCGGACGGGGGGAGTATCTCTGGCTGCAAGGCGACGACGACGAGCTCGACTTCAAGGCCATCCCAGCGCTCTTCGCGACACTGCAGACGAAACCGGCGCTGGTGTGGACCAACATTCAACTCCGGGGCGCCCCCTCGGTATCCGAGCAACGAGGGCTCCTTGATCGAGCGTCGTCGCCCTTGCTTGAAATGGTGCAGCGCTTCGGCTTCTTCGGTTGTCTCGGCGGGCTGGCGCACTTTGTCTTCCGGCGCGAGCACGCCAACCCCGCCGCAATCGGCGCCTTCGTTGGCAGCAACTACCTGCACGCGTTCATGCTCGCCAGCAGCTATGCGGATGCGGAGGTTCGGCTCGTGCATGAGGTGCTGACCTACGTCGCTCCCCGCACCGCTGAGGAGTCGAGTGCCTACGAGGCGCGCTGGGAGATGCAGCGCGGCGGCGCCTGGGATCGTGCCGTGCTCGCGCAGGCCGCGTGCCTGGATGCCTTCCTTGCGCGCCACCCGGATCTGTCCCCGACCCTGTTCCGCATGTACGAAGGTGCCCACTACCCCTTTCAGTTGCTGCTGCTGAAATCGATCGGATGCCTGCTGTTTGCCGGCGAAACCGTTCCGGAAGACGTGCTGGTCCGGCTCGCACGACTGTGCGACAGGATCCCTCACCCCAGCTACCGGGAACTCGCCGCGGCAACGCGGGTCCTCGCATCGCAGCGGCCAGATCAGGATGCGCAGGCCATCTGGTGGCAGCAATACCGCGTGGCGGGCCATTCAGACTGGCTGGCCGGGGCGGAACAAAGGAGTGCCGCAGCATGA
- the rfbF gene encoding glucose-1-phosphate cytidylyltransferase — MKAVILAGGFGTRISEESHLVPKPMIQIGGKPILWHIMKLYGHYGITDFVICLGYKGHVIKEYFANYFLYSSDVTLDLAANSMQVHHRHAEPWRVTLVDTGENSLTGGRLARVREYLGDEDFCFTYGDGVANVDLAALVMFHQQAKAGGAYATVTAVQPPGRYGSLDLDGTAVNGFLEKPIGDGGWINGGFFVLSPAVFDYIAGDQTSWEQEPMSALAAQGRLTAYRHTGFWGAMDTLRDKQRLEELWSGGEAPWAVWK, encoded by the coding sequence ATGAAGGCCGTGATCCTTGCCGGTGGTTTCGGCACGCGCATCAGCGAAGAGTCGCATCTGGTGCCGAAACCGATGATCCAGATCGGCGGCAAGCCGATCCTTTGGCACATCATGAAGCTCTACGGCCATTACGGCATCACGGATTTCGTGATCTGCCTTGGCTACAAGGGGCACGTGATCAAGGAGTACTTCGCCAACTATTTTCTGTATTCCTCCGACGTCACCCTGGACCTCGCAGCAAACTCGATGCAGGTGCACCATCGCCATGCCGAGCCGTGGCGGGTGACGCTGGTCGATACCGGCGAGAACAGCCTGACTGGCGGCCGCCTTGCTCGCGTCCGGGAGTACCTGGGTGACGAGGATTTCTGCTTCACCTACGGCGATGGCGTGGCCAACGTCGATCTCGCGGCACTGGTAATGTTTCACCAGCAGGCCAAAGCCGGCGGCGCCTATGCCACGGTGACAGCGGTACAGCCGCCCGGCCGCTATGGTTCATTGGATCTGGATGGCACGGCGGTCAACGGTTTTCTTGAAAAACCGATCGGTGACGGCGGCTGGATCAACGGCGGCTTCTTCGTGCTGTCGCCGGCCGTCTTCGACTACATCGCCGGCGACCAGACCTCGTGGGAGCAGGAGCCGATGTCGGCGCTTGCCGCACAAGGCCGCCTGACCGCCTATCGTCACACCGGTTTCTGGGGTGCGATGGATACCCTGCGCGACAAGCAGCGGCTCGAAGAACTCTGGTCAGGCGGCGAAGCGCCTTGGGCGGTGTGGAAATGA